A genomic region of Catalinimonas niigatensis contains the following coding sequences:
- a CDS encoding M16 family metallopeptidase, with protein sequence MKQRIYFNPTFLALLLSFLCTYSWAQEYPNNTETDIPSDLSTEIPLDPKIIKGKLDNGLTYYIRQNSRPESRVELRLALNAGSLMEDDDQLGLAHFTEHMAFNGTKNFEKNELVNVLQMAGVKFGAHLNAYTSFDETVYMLTVPTADTTLEKSLQILEDWADGISFEDEEIDKERGVVIEEWRIGQGAQRRMLDQYLPVLLADSRYANRLPIGTKAILENFDYQTIKRFYTDWYRPDLMAIIAVGDIDPKEMEAEIKQRFGDLKAPAKVRQREIYDVPAHQDNKVVVVTDKEASYNQIQLFYKEEGVPEKEETFQDYREMTKHNLFTGMLSQRLSELTQQADPPFMNAGAYYGSIIRTANAFQEYAVVPENGIEKGLQVLLEENEKVKRFGFTVTELERYKKRMLTNYEAAYKERDKTESASYAAEYVRNFLEEEPVSGIGFEYKFLQQFLPEITLEEVNALASEWMEDGNMVAVVTAPEKEGTTVPSESEIRTILQDVINSEVEAYQDEEIASVLIENIPAAVEITNEKVIDEIGVTELTFANGVRAVLKPTDFKDDEILMLSYSPGGHSVYSDEKYFSAANADGIVQQSGVSDFSFVALQKFLADKNANASPYIGDLKEGFSGSTSPEDLETMLQLTHLYFTAPREDEESFQSYISKYKAIYQNVMSNPQYYYQDKVMRIMSQNHPRGGGFPTAEDWDSVSFEEAMNAYHDRFADASDFTFFFVGNLDVEEIKPLLASYLGNLPATNRKESWKDVGIRPPGGVVEEKVMKGTDPKSMVRISFTGEFEYSREEAYELNSLVQALNIKLIEEIREKKSGVYGIGANTSAVKLPYEHYTITVSFPCAPENVEDLSQAVFAEIKKMKESGPTKEDLMKVKEAQRREMETNLKQNNFWLQSLENIYFNGGDPVRIVEYEEAIEGLNTEDLKETANKYFNFDQYVKVVLYPEETTDESGQ encoded by the coding sequence ATGAAGCAACGTATCTATTTTAACCCAACCTTTTTGGCCTTACTATTGAGTTTTTTATGTACCTACTCATGGGCACAAGAGTATCCCAATAATACTGAAACCGACATACCCTCTGATTTAAGTACCGAAATTCCTCTTGATCCAAAAATCATCAAAGGAAAACTAGATAACGGTCTTACATACTATATACGTCAGAATAGTCGCCCTGAAAGCAGGGTGGAGCTTAGACTTGCTCTAAACGCCGGTTCTTTGATGGAAGATGACGATCAGCTAGGTCTTGCTCACTTCACGGAACATATGGCATTCAATGGAACAAAGAATTTTGAAAAAAATGAGTTAGTCAATGTTTTGCAAATGGCCGGTGTTAAATTCGGAGCGCACCTCAATGCCTATACCAGTTTTGATGAAACAGTATATATGCTTACAGTGCCTACAGCAGACACTACACTGGAAAAGTCATTGCAAATCCTAGAGGACTGGGCAGACGGTATTTCATTTGAAGATGAAGAAATAGATAAAGAGAGAGGTGTAGTGATTGAAGAGTGGCGTATAGGACAGGGTGCCCAACGTCGTATGCTAGATCAGTATTTGCCGGTATTACTGGCAGACTCCCGCTATGCGAACCGCTTGCCGATTGGAACAAAAGCCATATTAGAAAATTTTGATTATCAGACCATCAAGCGTTTTTATACAGACTGGTATCGTCCTGATCTGATGGCAATTATTGCAGTAGGAGATATTGATCCAAAAGAAATGGAAGCTGAAATCAAGCAGCGTTTTGGAGATTTAAAAGCACCAGCCAAAGTACGCCAGAGAGAAATTTATGACGTACCTGCACATCAGGATAATAAAGTAGTGGTGGTAACAGATAAAGAAGCATCATACAATCAGATACAACTTTTTTATAAGGAAGAAGGGGTGCCTGAAAAAGAAGAAACTTTTCAGGACTACCGTGAGATGACCAAGCACAATCTCTTTACGGGTATGCTCAGTCAGCGATTGAGCGAGCTAACACAACAAGCTGATCCACCTTTTATGAATGCAGGAGCATACTATGGAAGTATAATTAGAACTGCTAATGCTTTTCAGGAATACGCAGTAGTACCAGAAAATGGAATTGAAAAAGGTTTACAGGTTTTGTTAGAAGAAAATGAAAAAGTGAAACGTTTTGGTTTTACAGTAACGGAACTTGAAAGGTATAAGAAGCGCATGCTTACAAATTATGAAGCAGCTTATAAGGAAAGAGACAAGACTGAATCCGCAAGTTATGCGGCTGAATATGTGCGAAACTTTCTGGAAGAAGAGCCTGTATCAGGCATTGGATTTGAATATAAATTTTTACAGCAATTTTTACCGGAGATCACGTTAGAGGAGGTAAATGCTTTGGCATCTGAATGGATGGAGGATGGGAATATGGTTGCAGTTGTAACTGCTCCCGAAAAAGAAGGCACCACAGTACCCAGTGAATCTGAAATAAGGACTATTCTTCAAGATGTAATTAACTCTGAAGTAGAGGCATATCAGGACGAAGAAATTGCCTCAGTTCTGATTGAGAATATACCAGCCGCTGTCGAAATTACCAATGAAAAAGTGATAGATGAAATTGGAGTTACCGAACTTACTTTTGCCAATGGTGTGCGTGCAGTGCTAAAGCCTACGGATTTTAAAGATGACGAAATATTGATGTTGTCTTATAGTCCGGGAGGCCATTCAGTGTATAGTGATGAAAAATATTTTTCGGCTGCCAATGCGGATGGTATTGTACAACAAAGTGGTGTATCGGATTTTTCATTTGTAGCCCTTCAAAAGTTCTTAGCAGACAAAAACGCGAATGCCAGTCCGTATATTGGTGATCTGAAGGAAGGCTTTTCTGGTAGTACCTCCCCTGAAGATTTGGAAACTATGCTTCAACTGACGCATTTATACTTCACAGCTCCACGTGAGGATGAAGAATCTTTCCAGTCTTATATTAGTAAATACAAAGCTATTTATCAAAACGTGATGTCTAACCCGCAGTACTATTATCAGGATAAAGTAATGCGTATCATGTCTCAGAACCATCCTCGCGGAGGTGGCTTTCCTACAGCAGAGGATTGGGATAGTGTCAGCTTTGAAGAAGCGATGAATGCTTACCATGATCGCTTTGCAGATGCCAGCGACTTCACATTTTTCTTTGTTGGGAATTTAGATGTTGAAGAAATAAAACCTTTACTAGCTTCTTACTTAGGAAATTTACCGGCTACTAACAGAAAGGAGAGCTGGAAAGATGTGGGGATAAGGCCTCCTGGCGGTGTAGTAGAAGAAAAAGTAATGAAGGGTACTGATCCTAAAAGTATGGTCAGAATTTCTTTCACTGGTGAATTTGAATATAGTAGAGAGGAAGCCTATGAATTAAATTCACTTGTACAGGCACTTAATATTAAGTTAATAGAGGAGATTAGAGAGAAGAAAAGTGGAGTTTATGGAATTGGAGCAAACACAAGTGCTGTGAAATTACCTTACGAGCATTATACAATTACTGTTTCTTTTCCTTGTGCACCAGAAAATGTAGAGGATTTAAGTCAGGCTGTTTTTGCAGAAATCAAGAAGATGAAAGAGAGCGGACCGACGAAAGAAGATTTAATGAAAGTAAAAGAAGCGCAACGGAGAGAGATGGAGACTAATTTAAAGCAAAATAATTTTTGGCTTCAGAGTTTAGAAAATATTTATTTTAATGGTGGAGATCCTGTTCGCATTGTTGAGTATGAGGAAGCAATAGAAGGTTTAAATACAGAAGATTTAAAAGAGACTGCTAACAAATATTTTAATTTTGATCAGTATGTGAAAGTAGTATTGTATCCTGAAGAAACTACGGATGAATCAGGGCAATAG
- a CDS encoding NYN domain-containing protein yields the protein MIFSTINFDILIPKLLNAHGLNRLISFQEGNRLSDRLHKYYYHSVVPCYKRVNIPLSFKATRVTYKADTIIILSGNADYVELVRHLKYEGVDVEIAVVEQITEAILVEEVGYFTAITREDCFKYKPLSENYDKSALLIFSCIVL from the coding sequence AACTACTCAATGCACATGGGCTTAACCGTTTGATTTCCTTTCAGGAAGGTAACAGACTTTCTGATCGCCTACATAAATATTACTATCATTCAGTTGTGCCCTGCTACAAGAGAGTAAATATACCTTTGAGTTTCAAAGCCACTCGAGTTACCTATAAAGCAGATACTATTATTATTCTTTCAGGTAATGCTGACTATGTAGAACTGGTACGACATCTAAAATATGAAGGAGTAGATGTAGAAATTGCTGTTGTTGAACAAATTACCGAGGCGATACTGGTAGAAGAAGTTGGTTATTTCACTGCAATTACCAGAGAGGATTGTTTTAAATATAAACCCTTAAGTGAAAATTATGATAAAAGCGCTTTACTAATTTTTTCATGTATCGTTTTGTAA